In one window of Paenarthrobacter nicotinovorans DNA:
- the rpsO gene encoding 30S ribosomal protein S15 produces the protein MALEAAVKQSIIKEYATSEGDTGSPEVQVAVLTQRIKDLTEHMKEHKHDFHTQRGLLAMVGRRKRMLSYLKNTDIARYRSLIERLGLRR, from the coding sequence GTGGCACTTGAAGCCGCTGTAAAGCAGTCCATCATCAAGGAATACGCAACCTCTGAAGGCGACACCGGTTCGCCCGAGGTCCAGGTTGCAGTCCTGACCCAGCGGATCAAGGATCTGACTGAGCACATGAAGGAGCACAAGCACGACTTCCACACCCAGCGCGGTCTGCTGGCCATGGTTGGTCGTCGTAAGCGCATGCTTTCCTACCTGAAGAACACTGACATTGCCCGCTACCGTTCGCTCATCGAGCGTCTCGGCCTGCGTCGCTAG